A single Gambusia affinis linkage group LG22, SWU_Gaff_1.0, whole genome shotgun sequence DNA region contains:
- the hmgn3 gene encoding high mobility group nucleosome-binding domain-containing protein 3 isoform X2 produces the protein MPKRKSPEGAEGKEASKVTKQEPTRRSERLSAKPAPPKAEVKPKKTVVKKDEKGPKAKKGGAKGKKEDGPAQNGETKANEIYVSRPSVSVSSIRSMAPSLMSVKGQSETVRVKGL, from the exons tccCCAGAGGGTGCTGAGGGTAAGGAAGCCTCTAAAGTCACAAAGCAAGag CCCACCAGAAGGTCAGAGAGATTGTCGGCG aaacctGCTCCGCCCAAAGCTGAGGTGAAGCCCAAGAAGACCGTTGTCAAG AAGGATGAAAAAGGACCAAAGGCCAAGAAGGGCGGCGCTAAGGGGAAGAAGGAAGATGGTCCGGCCCAGAACGGGGAGACCAAAGCCAACGAG ATCTATGTGTCTCGTCCATCTGTGAGTGTGTCCTCCATCAGAAGCATGGCTCCCTCCTTGATGTCAGTGAAAGGGCAGAGCGAGACAGTCAGAGTTAAGG GTCTCTGA
- the hmgn3 gene encoding high mobility group nucleosome-binding domain-containing protein 3 isoform X3 has product MRPGLPSPEGAEGKEASKVTKQEPTRRSERLSAKPAPPKAEVKPKKTVVKKDEKGPKAKKGGAKGKKEDGPAQNGETKANEVSEAAEEATDEKADSDGQPAEPSSSRSLLHPVLL; this is encoded by the exons tccCCAGAGGGTGCTGAGGGTAAGGAAGCCTCTAAAGTCACAAAGCAAGag CCCACCAGAAGGTCAGAGAGATTGTCGGCG aaacctGCTCCGCCCAAAGCTGAGGTGAAGCCCAAGAAGACCGTTGTCAAG AAGGATGAAAAAGGACCAAAGGCCAAGAAGGGCGGCGCTAAGGGGAAGAAGGAAGATGGTCCGGCCCAGAACGGGGAGACCAAAGCCAACGAG GTCTCTGAAGCAGCAGAAGAGGCGACCGACGAGAAGGC CGATAGCGATGGACAACCAGCAGAACCCTCATCCTCCCGCTCCCTCTTGCATCCCGTGTTGCTTTAG
- the hmgn3 gene encoding high mobility group nucleosome-binding domain-containing protein 3 isoform X5 produces MPKRKSPEGAEGKEASKVTKQEKPAPPKAEVKPKKTVVKKDEKGPKAKKGGAKGKKEDGPAQNGETKANEIYVSRPSVSVSSIRSMAPSLMSVKGQSETVRVKGL; encoded by the exons tccCCAGAGGGTGCTGAGGGTAAGGAAGCCTCTAAAGTCACAAAGCAAGag aaacctGCTCCGCCCAAAGCTGAGGTGAAGCCCAAGAAGACCGTTGTCAAG AAGGATGAAAAAGGACCAAAGGCCAAGAAGGGCGGCGCTAAGGGGAAGAAGGAAGATGGTCCGGCCCAGAACGGGGAGACCAAAGCCAACGAG ATCTATGTGTCTCGTCCATCTGTGAGTGTGTCCTCCATCAGAAGCATGGCTCCCTCCTTGATGTCAGTGAAAGGGCAGAGCGAGACAGTCAGAGTTAAGG GTCTCTGA
- the hmgn3 gene encoding high mobility group nucleosome-binding domain-containing protein 3 isoform X7 produces the protein MPKRKSPEGAEGKEASKVTKQEPTRRSERLSAKPAPPKAEVKPKKTVVKKDEKGPKAKKGGAKGKKEDGPAQNGETKANEVSEAAEEATDEKA, from the exons tccCCAGAGGGTGCTGAGGGTAAGGAAGCCTCTAAAGTCACAAAGCAAGag CCCACCAGAAGGTCAGAGAGATTGTCGGCG aaacctGCTCCGCCCAAAGCTGAGGTGAAGCCCAAGAAGACCGTTGTCAAG AAGGATGAAAAAGGACCAAAGGCCAAGAAGGGCGGCGCTAAGGGGAAGAAGGAAGATGGTCCGGCCCAGAACGGGGAGACCAAAGCCAACGAG GTCTCTGAAGCAGCAGAAGAGGCGACCGACGAGAAGGCGTAA
- the hmgn3 gene encoding high mobility group nucleosome-binding domain-containing protein 3 isoform X6 produces MRPGLPSPEGAEGKEASKVTKQEPTRRSERLSAKPAPPKAEVKPKKTVVKKDEKGPKAKKGGAKGKKEDGPAQNGETKANEVSEAAEEATDEKA; encoded by the exons tccCCAGAGGGTGCTGAGGGTAAGGAAGCCTCTAAAGTCACAAAGCAAGag CCCACCAGAAGGTCAGAGAGATTGTCGGCG aaacctGCTCCGCCCAAAGCTGAGGTGAAGCCCAAGAAGACCGTTGTCAAG AAGGATGAAAAAGGACCAAAGGCCAAGAAGGGCGGCGCTAAGGGGAAGAAGGAAGATGGTCCGGCCCAGAACGGGGAGACCAAAGCCAACGAG GTCTCTGAAGCAGCAGAAGAGGCGACCGACGAGAAGGCGTAA
- the hmgn3 gene encoding high mobility group nucleosome-binding domain-containing protein 3 isoform X4 → MRPGLPSPEGAEGKEASKVTKQEKPAPPKAEVKPKKTVVKKDEKGPKAKKGGAKGKKEDGPAQNGETKANEIYVSRPSVSVSSIRSMAPSLMSVKGQSETVRVKGL, encoded by the exons tccCCAGAGGGTGCTGAGGGTAAGGAAGCCTCTAAAGTCACAAAGCAAGag aaacctGCTCCGCCCAAAGCTGAGGTGAAGCCCAAGAAGACCGTTGTCAAG AAGGATGAAAAAGGACCAAAGGCCAAGAAGGGCGGCGCTAAGGGGAAGAAGGAAGATGGTCCGGCCCAGAACGGGGAGACCAAAGCCAACGAG ATCTATGTGTCTCGTCCATCTGTGAGTGTGTCCTCCATCAGAAGCATGGCTCCCTCCTTGATGTCAGTGAAAGGGCAGAGCGAGACAGTCAGAGTTAAGG GTCTCTGA
- the hmgn3 gene encoding high mobility group nucleosome-binding domain-containing protein 3 isoform X1: MRPGLPSPEGAEGKEASKVTKQEPTRRSERLSAKPAPPKAEVKPKKTVVKKDEKGPKAKKGGAKGKKEDGPAQNGETKANEIYVSRPSVSVSSIRSMAPSLMSVKGQSETVRVKGL; this comes from the exons tccCCAGAGGGTGCTGAGGGTAAGGAAGCCTCTAAAGTCACAAAGCAAGag CCCACCAGAAGGTCAGAGAGATTGTCGGCG aaacctGCTCCGCCCAAAGCTGAGGTGAAGCCCAAGAAGACCGTTGTCAAG AAGGATGAAAAAGGACCAAAGGCCAAGAAGGGCGGCGCTAAGGGGAAGAAGGAAGATGGTCCGGCCCAGAACGGGGAGACCAAAGCCAACGAG ATCTATGTGTCTCGTCCATCTGTGAGTGTGTCCTCCATCAGAAGCATGGCTCCCTCCTTGATGTCAGTGAAAGGGCAGAGCGAGACAGTCAGAGTTAAGG GTCTCTGA